Within Bos indicus x Bos taurus breed Angus x Brahman F1 hybrid chromosome 2, Bos_hybrid_MaternalHap_v2.0, whole genome shotgun sequence, the genomic segment CCTTCAGGCGGCTGATGACTCCAGTGTAACACACCTCATGGGTAACGAACCCTCTCACAACCACTGTCCTCCCCGGGATGGGTGCCACAGGCCACCCCCGTCCTCAGCTTGAGGGTCACCACTGCTCCCCTTTCCCACAGGCCTCTTTGAGCCAGCAGACATGAAGTATAATGTTCAGCAAGACCACACCAAGGACCCGACCCTGCAGGAAATGACAGAGGTGGCCCTGCGAGTGCTGAGCAGGAACCCCAGGGGCTTCTACCTCTTTGTGGAGGGTGAGTGGCAGCCCCTTGGGGAACAGAGGCGCGATGAGGGCCATCAGGGCAAGTTTGGTATCTTATATGTGACCTTCTTGCAGGAGGCCGCATTGACCACGGTCACCATGAAGGCAAAGCTTATATGGCGCTGACTGATACAGTCATGTTTGACAATGCCATCGCCAAGGCTAATGAGCTCACTAGCGAACTGGACACGCTGATCCTTGTCACTGCAGACCACTCTCATGTCTTCTCTTTTGGTGGCTATACACTGCGTGGGACCTCCATTTTTGGTAAGCCCAGGGAGAGTGGCAGGTCGTTGCCCCTAAGTTACGAGGCACAAAGTGCTCTGAGCCAGTTCCCTCATCTGTCTAGTGGGGTAGTAACAGCAACTGCCCTGCATCGCTCTGGTGAGGATTAAGTCACTGAACAGACAAGACCTGCCTAGGCTCTGCACACAGGGGGAGCCACAAAGGCTAGGGTCAGTGTGATCACGGGGTCCCCTCTTCCCTGAAGGTCTGGCCCCCAGCAAGGCCTTAGACAGCAAATCCTACACCTCCATCCTCTATGGCAATGGCCCTGGCTACGCGTTTGGTGGGGGCTCCAGACCTGATGTTAATGACAGCACAAGCGGTAAGTGTAGTGGGTGGGGTGCTGGGAAGTGGGGACCCTGGCCATGAACTCTAGGGAGGGGAAAGCTGCCTCCCTTGTCACATTAACTCCCCACCTTCTGGCCAGAGGACCCCTCGTACCGGCAGCAGGCGGCTGTGCCCCTGTCTAGTGAGTCCCACGGGGGCGAGGACGTGGCGGTGTTCGCGCGCGGCCCGCAGGCGCACCTGGTGCACGGCGTGCAGGAGGAGACCTTCGTGGCGCACATCATGGCCTTTGCGGGCTGCGTGGAGCCCTACACCGACTGCAATCTGCCGGCCCCCGCCAGCGTCCCCGACGCCGCGCACCTGGCGGCCAGCCCGCCTCCACTGGCGCTGCTGGCTGGggcgatgctgctgctgctggcgccCACTTTGTACTAACCCCCACCAGTTCCAGGTCTCGGGATTTCCCGCTCTCCTGCCCAAAATCTCCCAGCGCAGGCCCTACCGAAGCTACCACCTCAGAGTCCCCACCCCGAAGTGCTATCCTAGCTGCCACTCCTGCAGACCCGACCCGGCCCTACCACCAGAGTTTCACCTCCCAGCATTGAAGGAGCCTCAGCTCACAGCCCTTCAAGGCCCAGCCTAACCCCGGAGGCTGAGGCTCTGATTTCCCTGTGACACGCGTAGACCTACTGCCCGACCCCAACTTTGGTGGCTTGGGATTTTGTGTTCTGCTACCCCGAACCCCAGTAAGGGGGCTCGGACCATCCAGactccccacactgcccacagcTGAGGACCAGGCTGGCAcggtcccaggggtcccaggccCGGCTGGAACCCACACCTTGCCTTTCAGGCAACTCTGGGACTCTGGGGTTTCCGGGAGGCGTGGCTTCTTAGGAGGCGTGGCAACTGAGGAGACATGGTACCCAAGGAGGCGTGGCTCCTGGGGAGCTATGGCTTCCGGTCCTCTTGGAACCCACCCTGTGGGCACTTGGCCGGCCACGGAGACATCTGGGGTCAGGAGCCCCGGGGAACCCTGGACAGAGCCTTCAGCAGCCCCTCCTAGGAACCCAGGGTACCATTACAGAGAGGAGACAGCAACACAGAGGAGAGGAGACTTGTCCCAGGTCCTTCAGCTGCTCTGAAGGTGGCCCCGGTGTCCATTCCAGGCTGGGAGATCCCAGGAACAGCgggagagctgggggtggggacacaGGCCCCGCCCTCCTGGGCAGGAGGAAGCAGCCCTCAAATAAACTGTTCTAAGTGTGATACAGGAGTGATACGTGTGGGAAGAAAAACCCTTAGGTGGGGGCacagagtgtgtgtctgtgtgtgtggtgggagggGTGATTCACATCAATAAGTCAGAGAGGCTGATGAGGGGCCGACACTGAGCAAAGACCAAAGGTGGTGAGGGCGGGAGCAACGCAGAAGGACAGCGGTGCAAGGGTCCCGAGGGGGTCAGCAGGGCCAGGTGAGGCCAGCGGCTGGACCAAGTTGGGGCTTTCCCCTCCCCCGAAGCTTTCACCTTCTCTGAAAACAGAGAGACAGTCCTCAGCCCCAGTCCTCACCCTTCCTACCTCCCTGCCTGATGCCCAGGCAATCATCTGGTGGCGtgtcacctccctggtcccatgAGTTCCACTAGATGTGGCCCTCaagaaaaagggcttccctgttggctcagctggtaaagaatcctccagcaatgtaggagacctgggttcgatccctgggttgggaggataccctggagaagggaatggctacccactccagtattcttgcctggataatccccatggacagaggagtctggcaggctgcagaccataaggtagaaaagagtcagacatgactgagcaactaagcacaatatTCCACTGGATATATCATACTTTGttcatccatttgtctgctgtGGATGGTTGAGTGGCTTGTGCCTCCTGGCTACTGTGAGTAATGCTACTAAAATGTGAGTGTGCAAATACCTCTTATAGATCTTGATTTCAATTATTGGGGATAcacacccagaagtgggattgttggatgtGAGAATGCTTTTTGAACCCAACCTGGGGTTACTGAAACCCTAGCTCCTTATCAGAATCTgttcctgtgagtgtgtgtggccTGTGGAGAGAACAGACTCACCTCTGCCTTCCATTTACCTCTCCAATGGAGCAGAGGTCAACTTCAGTTAATGGGGCACTGGGCCCACGGCTGTCGACCCGTTACAGgcaccttacacacacacacacacacacacacaaacagcacTGCAGACCCAGCACTTCAGTAACTGAAGACACAGACAAGGCCCCCACTCTGCTGTCACCTCCAGTCCCATCCTTCTCCACAGCAGAAGCTGGGCCCAGGCTCCCATGTGCCCCCACTAGCCCAGTGCCCACACCTCCTGCCCAGGTCAAGTCTGGTGAGGAGCTGAGCAGGGGGCAGGGCAGACAGGCCTCCCCGTGGATCTCTGTCTCAGGGCGCCAGGGAACtaacccaggcccctggcccaGGCTGTGTCCCTAAGCACTGGGAACCAAACCAGGCCAAGGCTGAGTCTCAGAAAACACTGAACACgtgaaggaaggagagatggTTCTCCCACAGGACTTGGTGAGCAGAGGGCTGGGAGGAGCCTCAGTCAGGACCTTGAAAACGTTCCTCAGGCCTAAGACATCTGCACCctaatccccaccccaccctgaggAGACAGCTGGGGACCATCCTGGGAGGGAGGGACCTGAATCCTCAGGACCCCTACTGGCTAAGCGACACCCACCACATGCCCCTGGCAACAGGGCTCAAAGTCATAGGGCAGGTGAGGGGCAGGGTGTGGCCACCCGGGGAACCTGGGAGGGACAAGGAGACTTTAATAGCAGGGACAAAGTCTATCTAGATTTAAGCCCAGGCAGCCAAGCTGCAGCCGGTCCCTGGTGTCCCAGCCTTGCCCTGAGACCCGGCCTCCCCAGGTCCCATCCTGACCCTCTGCCATCACACAGCCATGCAGGGGGCctgcgtgctgctgctgctgggcctgCAGCTACAGCTCTCCCTAGGCCTCGTCCCAGGTAATCAGGCGGCTCCCAGCAGCCCCTACTCACAGGGGCGGCTCTAGGCTGACCTGACCAACACTCTCCCCTTGGGCAGTTGAGGAGGAAGACCCCGCCTTCTGGAACCGCCAGGCAGCCCAGGCCCTCGATGTGGCTAAGAAGCTGCAGCCCATCCAGACAGCCGCCAAGAATGTCATCCTCTTCTTGGGGGATGGTGAGTACATGAGGCCAGCCCACCCCCTGTCCCCTGACAGGCCTGGAACCCTGTGATGCCGGCTGACCCAGGTTGGCCCCAGAAACTCGGACCTGAGACACTGTGTACCTTCAGGGATGGGGGTGCCTACGGTGACAGCCACTCGGATCCTAAAGGGGCAGATGAATGGCAAACTGGGACCTGAGACACCCCTGGCCATGGACCAGTTCCCATACCTGGCTCTGTCCAAGGTAAGGGCCAAGTGGCCTCAGGGTGGTCTACACCAGAGGGGTGGGTGTGGGCCTAGGGAGCAGGGTAGGAGGGAAAGCCCAGGAGGGCTAGGGGCTGAGATAGGGGCTGGGGGCTGTGAGGATGGGCCCAGGGCCTGGGTCAGGAGCTGGGTGTCTACCCCAGCAGAGCTGAAGGCATCTCTGTCCCCAGACATACAACGTGGACAGACAGGTGCCAGACAGCGCAGGCACTGCCACTGCCTACCTGTGTGGGGTCAAGGGCAACTACAGAACCATTGGTGTAAGTGCAGCCGCCCGCTACAACCAGTGCAACACGACACGTGGGAATGAGGTCACGTCTGTGATGAACCGGGCCAAGAAAGCAGGTGGGCTTGGGCGTCAGCTTCCTGGGCAGGGACGGGCTCAGAGACCTCAGTGGCCCACCGTGACCTCTGCCACCCTCAGGGAAGTCCGTGGGAGTGGTGACCACCACCAGGGTGCAGCATGCCTCCCCAGCCGGGGCCTACGCGCACACGGTGAACCGAAACTGGTACTCAGACGCcgacctgcctgccgatgcacaGATGAATGGCTGCCAGGACATCGCCGCACAGCTGGTCAACAACATGGATATTGACGTGCGACATGTTGGGCACAGGGCGGGGCTGGGCACAGGTGGTGGGGCACACTCGCAACACAGTCGTAGGTAACCTCCAGCCCTGCGGTGTTTCAGGGTTTtcatgggtttgtgtgtgtgtgtatgtgtggtggggTGGCACCATGTAGGAGGTGGGGACAGGCCTTTCCCACAGACCTGGTGGGGGAGGTAGGGGCTGTGTGAGAGGAGTAAAGGGCCAGCCAGGTCCCTAACCCACCTGCCCTAATCTCTGGCTCCAGGTGATCCTGGGTGGAGGCCGAAAATACATGTTTCCTGTGGGGACCCCAGACCCTGAATACCCAGATGATGCCAGTGTGAATGGAGTCCGGAAGGACAAGCAGAACCTGGTGCAGGCATGGCAGGCCAAGCACCAGGTAATGGGGGCTCACGGATGTGGGGGTACagtggggctgggcctggggtgtCGGGCTATGGGCTGAGGCCTGGTTCTGCCCTCCCAGGGAGCCCAGTATGTGTGGAACCGCACTGCGCTCCTTCAGGCGGCTGATGACTCCAGTGTAACACACCTCATGGGTAACGACTCCACCCACCCTCACTGTCCTCCCCAGGATGGGTGCCATGGGCCACCCCCGTCCTCAGCTTGAGGGTCACCACTGCTCCCCTTTCCCACAGGCCTCTTTGAGCCGGCAGACATGAAGTATAATGTTCAGCAAGACCCCACCAAGGACCCGACCCTGGAGGAGATGACGGAGGTGGCCCTGCGAGTGCTAAGCAGGAACCCCAGGGGCTTCTACCTCTTTGTGGAGGGTGAGTGGCAGCCCCTTGGTGAACAGAGGTGTGATGAGGGCCATCAGGGTGGGTTTGGTATCTTATATGTGACTTATCTGCAGGAGGCCGCATTGACCACGGTCACCATGATGACAAAGCTTATATGGCACTGACCGAGGCGGTCATGTTTGACAATGCCATCGCCAAGGCTAATGAGCTCACTAGCGAACTGGACACGCTGATCCTTGTCACTGCAGACCACTCTCATGTCTTCTCTTTTGGTGGCTATACACTGCGTGGGACCTCCATTTTTGGTAAGCCCAGGGAGAGTGGCAGGTCGTTGCCCCTAAGTTACGAGGCACAAAGTGCTCTGAGCCAGTTCCCTCATCTGTCTAGTGGGGTAGTAACCGCAACTGCCCTGCATCGCTCTGGTGAGGATTAAGTCACTGAACAGACAAGACCTGCCTAGGCTCTGCACACAGGGGGAGCCACAAAGGCTAGGGTCAGTGTGATCACGGGGTCCCCTCTTCCCTGAAGGTCTGGCCCCCAGCAAGGCCTTAGACAGCAAGTCCTACACCTCCATCCTCTATGGCAATGGCCCTGGCTATGCGCTTGGCGGGGGCTCGAGGCCCGATGTTAATGACAGCACAAGCGGTAAGTGTAGTAGGTGGGGCGCTGGGAGGTGGGGACCCTGGCCAGAAAttgtggggaggggaaggctgCCTCCCTTGTCACATTAACTTCCCTTCTTCTGGCCAGAGGACCCCTCGTACCGGCAGCAGGCGGCCGTGCCCCTGGCTAGCGAGACCCACGGGGGCGAGGACGTGGCGGTGTTCGCGCGCGGCCCGCAGGCGCACCTGGTGCACGGCGTGCAGGAGGAGACCTTCGTGGCGCACATCATGGCCTTTGCGGGCTGCGTGGAGCCCTACACCGACTGCAATCTGCCAGCCCCCACCACCGCCACCAGCATCCCCGACGCCGCGCACCTGGCGGCCAGCCCGCCTCCACTTGCGCTGCTGGCTGGggcgatgctgctgctgctggcgccCACCTTGTACTAACCCCCACCAGTTCCAGGTCTCGGGATTTCCCGCTCTCCTGCCCAAAACCTCCCAGCTCAGGCCCTACCGGAGCTACCACCTCAGAGTCCCCACCCCGAAGTCCTATCCTAGCTGCCACTCCTGCAGACCCGACCCGGCCCCACCACCAGAGTTTCACCTCCCAGCAGTGATTCACCTTCCAGCATTGAAGGAGCCTCAGCTCACAGCCCTTCATGGCCCGGCCCATCCCCGAGGCTGAGGCCCTGATTTCCCTGTGACACCCGTAGACCTACTGCCCGACCCCAACTTCGGTGGCTTGGGATTTTGTGTTCTGCCACCCTGAACCTCAGTAAGGGGGCTCGGACCATCCAGACTGCCCCTACTGCCCACAGCCCCACCTGAGGACGAAGCTGGCAcggtcccaggggtcccaggccCGGCTGGAACCCACACCTTGCCTTTCAGGCGACCCTGGGACTCTGGGGTTTCCGGGAGGAGTGGCTTTCGGGAGGCGTGGTTTCCGATGGGGCGTGGCTTCTTGGAAACGTGGCTCCCGCCCCTGGAACCCAACCTGTGATCATCTGGGGCCCAAGGAGACGTCTCAGCCCAGGAGCTCCGGGGGACCCTGGACAGAGCCCTCAGCAGCCCCTCCTAGGAACCCAACGGTACCATTACAGAGAGGAGACAGTGACACAGAGGAGAGGAGACTTGTCCCAGGTCCCTCAGCTGCTGTGAGGGCGGCCCTGGTGCCCCTTCCAGGCTGGGCATCCCAGTAGCAGCAGGGGACCCGGGGGTGGGGACACAGGCCCCGCCCTCCTGGGAGGCAGGAAGCAGCTCTCAAATAAACTGTTCTAAGTATGATACAGGAGTGATACATGTGTGAAGAGAAGCCCTTAGGTGGGGGCACAGAGTGTCTGGGTGAGGGGGGTCAGGGTCACATCAGGAGGTTAGGGAGGGGCTGATGAAGGGCTGACGTTGAGCAAAGACCAAAGGCAACTCAGAAGGACAGTGGTGCAGGACTGGGTGTGGTCAGCAGGGGGACTGGTTGGGGGATCCTGGCGGGTCAAGAGGGTCAAAGCCGAGAGAGTGGGAGGACCGGGgatcaactggaatttcatccaGAGTGTGGGAGAGGGGTGGAAGACTCTGAGCAGGGACATAACAGGACCGGAAGACTCTAGAAAATACCCTGCTGACCTCTGAGTAGGGAAgactattctatttctttttctgttgtgcGGGTGTAGGTGGGAGCTGGGAAACCAGAGAGGAAGTACAGACTCCTAACATTTCTGACCTCTGTCTGAAAATATTCAGGAGCACCCACGCCAATATAAAAACACTGAGTatgtgagagtgaaagtgttagccactcacttgtgtccacctcttttgcaaccccatggactgtagcctcccaggctcctctgtccatgggattctccagtca encodes:
- the LOC113881245 gene encoding intestinal-type alkaline phosphatase; amino-acid sequence: MQGACVLLLLGLQLQLSLGLVPVEEEDPAFWNRQAAQALDVAKKLQPIQTAAKNVILFLGDGMGVPTVTATRILKGQMNGKLGPETPLAMDQFPYLALSKTYNVDRQVPDSAGTATAYLCGVKGNYRTIGVSAAARYNQCNTTRGNEVTSVMNRAKKAGKSVGVVTTTRVQHASPAGAYAHTVNRNWYSDADLPADAQMNGCQDIAAQLVNNMDIDVILGGGRKYMFPVGTPDPEYPDDASVNGVRKDKQNLVQAWQAKHQGAQYVWNRTALLQAADDSSVTHLMGLFEPADMKYNVQQDPTKDPTLEEMTEVALRVLSRNPRGFYLFVEGGRIDHGHHDDKAYMALTEAVMFDNAIAKANELTSELDTLILVTADHSHVFSFGGYTLRGTSIFGLAPSKALDSKSYTSILYGNGPGYALGGGSRPDVNDSTSEDPSYRQQAAVPLASETHGGEDVAVFARGPQAHLVHGVQEETFVAHIMAFAGCVEPYTDCNLPAPTTATSIPDAAHLAASPPPLALLAGAMLLLLAPTLY